The following coding sequences lie in one Treponema sp. OMZ 790 genomic window:
- a CDS encoding M23 family metallopeptidase, producing the protein MLKKKLCVFTFFCFLFGLYASGKTEVLENEQGAKSEKPLYIVSMPVSGEQGSFFNVKFKAARKIEKAWITIYNSEEKKVQTINAFPVDKSEKEWAAIAVVAVWWKSGKWKIRTHLIIEGALFEEDRDFEVLEKEFKEFVMKLSAKNTKILKDKSPKKREQRNRFVEVLKVQNFESLYFKGPFKMPFKIKRISSTFAEKRTSKYTDGKTSVSRHWGVDYPAPIGTPIFAPGTGKVVLAENRIVTGWTLVMEHAPAVYTIYYHLNKIHVKEGDFISQGEKIADIGTTGFSTGPHLHWELRINEIPADPELLLTKELF; encoded by the coding sequence ATGTTAAAAAAAAAGCTGTGTGTGTTTACCTTTTTTTGTTTTCTGTTTGGTCTTTATGCATCGGGAAAAACAGAGGTTTTAGAAAACGAGCAAGGTGCAAAATCCGAAAAACCTCTCTATATTGTTTCAATGCCGGTAAGCGGAGAGCAGGGTTCTTTTTTTAACGTTAAATTTAAAGCCGCACGAAAAATAGAAAAAGCATGGATTACTATTTATAATTCCGAAGAAAAAAAAGTACAAACCATCAATGCCTTTCCTGTCGATAAATCGGAAAAAGAATGGGCTGCTATTGCCGTTGTTGCCGTTTGGTGGAAAAGCGGTAAATGGAAGATTCGCACTCATCTTATAATCGAAGGAGCTCTTTTTGAGGAAGATAGGGATTTTGAAGTTTTGGAAAAAGAATTTAAGGAATTTGTAATGAAGTTAAGCGCCAAAAATACCAAAATTTTAAAAGATAAAAGCCCGAAAAAAAGAGAGCAAAGAAACAGATTTGTAGAAGTTTTAAAGGTGCAAAACTTTGAAAGCCTTTATTTTAAAGGCCCGTTTAAGATGCCGTTTAAAATCAAAAGAATAAGCTCAACCTTTGCCGAAAAGCGTACCTCAAAATACACTGACGGAAAAACCTCTGTAAGCCGGCATTGGGGAGTCGATTATCCTGCTCCTATCGGAACGCCGATTTTTGCTCCCGGCACTGGAAAGGTTGTGCTTGCAGAAAACAGGATTGTCACCGGATGGACGCTTGTGATGGAACACGCTCCTGCCGTTTACACAATCTATTATCATCTCAACAAGATTCACGTAAAAGAAGGCGATTTTATAAGCCAAGGCGAAAAAATTGCCGACATCGGAACTACGGGCTTTTCTACAGGCCCTCATCTTCACTGGGAACTGCGGATAAACGAAATTCCTGCCGATCCCGAACTTCTCCTGACAAAAGAATTATTTTAG
- a CDS encoding AMP-binding protein: MQTIDDIGKYTFSALLKNSVLKFHNRPALSYVSGTPITYKELNEKVNSIKALLHSLGIKPRDKVAIFSTSSPQWAVSYFAIVTLGAVAVPLLPDFNENEASSCIKHSEAKAIFAGEKLLAKLSNTEELDIIINIEDFSVKKGEIKTDSPVPEYESNEEDIASIIYTSGTTGRSKGVVLTHKNLIFTAIAGQHCQRINQYEAALSILPMSHVYEFTIGFLMFILNGACIYYLEGPPVPRNLLPALQKVRPHFMLTVPIVIEKIYKQKILPAFNASPLIKKIYGTKIGRKFLCRKAGKKLKKTFGGRLKFFGIGGSKTDPVVEQFMVDAKFPYAIGYGLTETSPLVAYSAVYKTIPGVIGVNLPGVEIMIGDKNPQTGVGELRVKGPNVMQGYYNALDLTKEAFTEDGWFKTGDLCVMDDKGRISLRGRSKNMILGASGENIYPEDIEFVLNQHPLVSEALVVEGENTSLVAYVRLQDAIGDAVSEISNAIMHKREEVLNEIRFFVNSKVNKFSKIDKIELVDEFEKTASQKIKRYLYALRHGKSQNEETKKEE; this comes from the coding sequence ATGCAGACAATTGACGATATCGGGAAATACACATTTTCAGCCTTATTAAAAAATTCGGTCTTGAAATTTCATAACAGACCCGCTCTTTCATATGTATCCGGTACGCCCATAACTTATAAAGAACTAAACGAAAAAGTAAACTCAATAAAAGCACTATTGCATTCGTTGGGTATAAAGCCTCGCGATAAGGTAGCAATTTTCAGCACAAGCTCTCCTCAATGGGCTGTTTCATATTTTGCCATAGTTACACTCGGTGCTGTTGCCGTTCCTCTCTTGCCGGATTTTAACGAAAATGAAGCCTCTTCCTGTATCAAGCATTCGGAAGCAAAAGCTATTTTTGCAGGAGAAAAACTTTTGGCAAAATTAAGCAACACCGAAGAACTCGATATTATAATCAACATAGAAGATTTTTCCGTAAAAAAGGGAGAAATAAAAACGGATAGTCCTGTTCCCGAATATGAGTCAAATGAGGAGGATATAGCTTCCATTATTTATACATCGGGCACTACAGGCCGTTCCAAGGGCGTTGTCCTTACACATAAGAACCTTATTTTTACGGCTATTGCAGGCCAACACTGTCAACGCATAAACCAATATGAGGCAGCCTTATCAATCTTACCGATGTCTCATGTTTATGAGTTTACAATAGGCTTTTTAATGTTTATATTAAACGGAGCCTGCATCTACTATCTTGAAGGCCCGCCTGTTCCTCGGAACCTACTGCCCGCTCTTCAAAAGGTAAGGCCGCATTTTATGCTGACCGTTCCGATTGTAATCGAAAAAATATACAAGCAAAAGATTTTACCGGCTTTCAATGCAAGTCCTCTTATAAAAAAGATTTACGGCACAAAAATTGGAAGAAAATTTTTGTGCCGTAAAGCAGGAAAAAAGCTTAAGAAAACCTTCGGCGGACGTCTTAAATTTTTCGGCATAGGAGGCTCAAAAACCGATCCTGTAGTTGAGCAGTTTATGGTTGATGCAAAATTTCCTTACGCAATAGGTTACGGCCTTACCGAAACTTCACCCTTGGTAGCCTACTCCGCAGTTTACAAAACTATTCCCGGGGTAATAGGAGTTAATCTTCCCGGAGTCGAAATAATGATAGGAGATAAGAATCCGCAAACAGGAGTCGGGGAACTCCGGGTAAAAGGACCTAACGTTATGCAAGGCTATTACAATGCCCTGGATTTAACAAAAGAAGCCTTTACGGAAGACGGCTGGTTTAAAACAGGCGACCTCTGTGTTATGGACGATAAGGGCCGGATAAGTTTAAGAGGAAGATCCAAGAATATGATTTTAGGAGCTTCGGGAGAAAATATTTATCCTGAAGATATAGAATTTGTCTTAAACCAGCACCCCCTTGTGTCGGAAGCCCTTGTTGTTGAAGGCGAAAACACCTCTCTTGTCGCCTATGTCCGTTTGCAGGATGCGATAGGAGATGCAGTTTCCGAAATTTCCAATGCGATAATGCATAAACGAGAAGAGGTTTTAAACGAGATAAGATTTTTTGTCAACTCAAAGGTAAACAAGTTTTCAAAGATAGATAAAATCGAACTTGTAGATGAATTCGAAAAAACTGCAAGCCAAAAAATAAAGCGCTATCTTTATGCCCTCCGTCACGGGAAATCTCAAAATGAAGAAACAAAAAAAGAAGAATAA
- a CDS encoding carbohydrate ABC transporter substrate-binding protein, which produces MKKYILFLTLAAIIFTSCVKNEEDKIAVIWTDRAEFVSYCELFNNSQNEHKIIVEYKKDPVDALINTDVQPDIVIGAWLKGKSARVKFRKINNLFGEKKINKNDFYPELLNLGNISGNQYLLPISFNLPMIIFSSANKFKTKSDFSISPDEIRDFSIKFNKANRGNYTAMGFSPRWSDDFLYMNTKGFNASFEEEKDFFSWNDKSLQNAINYIRDWSSEVNTSAAAEDDFKFKYLYDSPYVLVKNGKCLFYYASSEELFSTPQKRLENIDFRWLAFNGKTPLKDDILYGGICSKAKNAKAAEAFFIWFFQVKTQEQLLNRANEMDLMISAFGLAGGFSALRQVTEKLFPRYYPLLLAHLPQTQSFYAPHILPSNWPMLKKEILIPYLKDACNTSLYPASIPSLNKKIAEWYKNQ; this is translated from the coding sequence ATGAAAAAATATATTTTATTTTTGACACTTGCAGCAATAATTTTTACATCCTGTGTAAAAAATGAAGAAGATAAGATAGCGGTTATCTGGACGGACAGAGCCGAGTTTGTTTCGTATTGTGAATTATTTAATAATTCGCAGAACGAACATAAAATTATCGTAGAATATAAAAAGGATCCCGTTGATGCCCTTATAAATACTGATGTTCAGCCCGACATAGTTATCGGAGCATGGCTTAAAGGTAAATCCGCCAGGGTAAAGTTCAGAAAAATAAATAATCTGTTCGGAGAAAAAAAGATAAACAAAAATGATTTTTATCCCGAGCTCTTAAACTTGGGAAATATTTCCGGCAATCAATATCTATTGCCGATAAGCTTTAACTTACCGATGATTATTTTTTCTTCTGCAAATAAATTTAAAACAAAGAGCGATTTTTCAATTTCGCCTGACGAGATAAGAGATTTTTCGATTAAATTCAACAAGGCTAATAGAGGAAATTATACCGCAATGGGTTTTTCGCCCCGCTGGTCAGACGATTTTTTATACATGAATACAAAGGGCTTCAATGCTTCATTTGAAGAAGAAAAAGATTTTTTTTCGTGGAACGACAAATCCCTTCAAAATGCAATAAATTATATACGGGATTGGAGCTCTGAGGTAAATACATCAGCTGCAGCCGAAGATGACTTTAAATTTAAATATCTGTACGATTCTCCCTATGTTCTTGTCAAAAACGGCAAATGTCTTTTTTATTATGCTTCCAGTGAAGAGCTTTTTTCTACACCTCAAAAACGGTTGGAAAACATAGATTTTAGGTGGCTTGCTTTTAACGGAAAGACTCCTCTAAAGGACGATATTTTATACGGAGGAATTTGCAGTAAGGCAAAAAATGCAAAAGCAGCTGAAGCCTTTTTCATTTGGTTTTTCCAAGTCAAAACCCAAGAGCAGCTTTTAAACCGAGCCAACGAGATGGACTTAATGATAAGTGCTTTCGGCCTTGCAGGAGGTTTCTCGGCCCTGCGCCAAGTAACCGAAAAACTTTTTCCCCGATACTACCCTCTTTTGCTGGCACACCTGCCTCAAACCCAGAGCTTTTATGCTCCTCATATTTTACCGAGCAACTGGCCGATGTTAAAAAAAGAAATCCTAATCCCCTATTTAAAGGATGCTTGTAATACATCTCTTTATCCTGCCTCTATTCCGTCACTTAACAAAAAAATAGCGGAATGGTATAAAAATCAATAA
- a CDS encoding WD40 repeat domain-containing protein: protein MHKKYLCLFFVFIFAALNSQNTDLPWSEVAETPAPPAPSQDNGNAPAQGKTPENNTEPSQGGNQGQTGETTEAQNTEPQPDNANKQPESGQAKPEETKVSALVFAQAMAQAVTNDKTLYSRNSNSKVNRPEEDKLRSAKVVHKFSGGVTEIMNSGTLPIFFAAGKDGFVTRYSYPKFEPDTWQLSSMPIQKIAVHPQGKLIAVYETNGFSVHQVSLWDWAKKKTLFSKRLSDSVVSLSWSANGTYLFVGNRSTDGITVLDSKGIVQKIYQEAPGIVFLAATASTERSIVTYGESGRLVYTDIAKKKKLKEFRTENKLENTNLIKNFTRIIGYKDNNVYVVDAVTGKTVSKHSSRYALFASKIQDSIPIWIERTKRKNEWCIRQGDAASKGFYVPGNSKITAARHIKDHMIIGTQDGSIYKIDLNEDSSVNLEKPLTYSAAKIDDITSDGSILYILKNGNIYAQKGPEDKLVSIAEGLKTNKFTFYNNGFLLWSDLKKGTPISHYSLDTKTLKKIITPKETVISVSVYKNLFLYVESFNGVTLVNFENGKKEFVYNAPGIQNAVQIDDSTMIVAKSAIGNSQSPVFIINTVTEETSPISMEGNLAFALEQNSSRPNNLACFLIETNTSPKTELLHIGLNRKNLIDSTFKPILSYKEEDVDAFLEITGNDILTNLGNSSLVHYSTSSKQARRLSRSYGFPKEAIILKKYFISLNFGDTVSWYERKTGAILKTINIE, encoded by the coding sequence ATGCACAAAAAATATCTTTGTTTATTCTTTGTTTTTATTTTCGCCGCATTAAATTCTCAAAATACGGATCTACCTTGGAGTGAAGTCGCAGAAACTCCGGCTCCTCCGGCACCTTCGCAAGATAACGGAAACGCCCCGGCTCAAGGAAAAACGCCTGAAAATAATACGGAGCCCTCTCAAGGCGGTAACCAAGGTCAAACAGGAGAAACAACGGAAGCCCAAAACACAGAACCTCAACCCGATAATGCAAATAAGCAGCCGGAAAGCGGACAAGCAAAACCCGAAGAAACTAAAGTGAGCGCCCTTGTATTTGCTCAAGCCATGGCTCAAGCTGTTACAAACGATAAAACTCTTTATTCCCGTAACTCAAATTCAAAAGTAAACCGCCCCGAAGAAGATAAACTCCGCTCGGCCAAGGTCGTACATAAGTTTTCGGGAGGCGTTACCGAAATAATGAATTCCGGAACCTTACCCATATTTTTTGCGGCAGGAAAGGACGGTTTTGTTACAAGATATTCTTATCCCAAATTCGAGCCTGACACCTGGCAGCTTTCAAGTATGCCCATTCAAAAAATAGCAGTGCATCCGCAGGGAAAACTGATTGCCGTCTATGAAACAAACGGCTTTAGTGTTCATCAAGTTTCTCTTTGGGATTGGGCTAAAAAGAAAACCCTATTTTCAAAACGCTTATCCGATTCCGTAGTATCCCTTTCGTGGTCAGCCAACGGCACCTACCTTTTTGTAGGCAATAGATCGACCGACGGCATTACCGTATTGGATTCAAAAGGAATCGTACAAAAGATTTATCAAGAAGCCCCCGGAATAGTTTTTTTGGCGGCTACAGCATCAACCGAAAGGAGCATAGTAACCTACGGCGAATCGGGACGGCTTGTCTATACAGACATCGCAAAGAAAAAGAAGCTAAAAGAATTCAGGACAGAAAATAAACTTGAAAACACCAATCTTATAAAAAACTTTACCCGCATTATCGGGTATAAAGACAATAACGTATATGTAGTAGACGCCGTCACAGGAAAAACAGTTTCTAAACATTCTTCACGTTATGCCCTATTTGCTTCCAAAATTCAAGATTCGATTCCTATTTGGATTGAAAGAACAAAAAGAAAAAATGAATGGTGCATAAGACAGGGAGATGCAGCCTCAAAGGGATTTTACGTACCGGGAAACTCTAAAATAACGGCAGCCCGGCATATTAAAGATCACATGATAATCGGAACTCAAGACGGTTCAATTTACAAGATAGATCTAAATGAAGATTCATCCGTTAATCTTGAAAAGCCTCTTACCTACTCCGCCGCAAAAATTGACGATATTACAAGCGACGGTTCTATTTTGTATATATTAAAGAACGGAAATATTTATGCACAAAAGGGACCTGAAGACAAACTCGTTTCGATAGCAGAAGGACTTAAAACAAATAAATTTACATTCTATAATAATGGATTTTTGTTATGGTCGGATCTAAAAAAAGGCACGCCCATATCCCACTACTCCCTTGATACAAAGACACTAAAAAAAATTATCACACCTAAAGAAACGGTTATATCGGTTTCGGTTTATAAAAATTTATTTTTATATGTTGAGTCATTTAACGGAGTTACATTAGTAAATTTTGAAAACGGAAAAAAAGAATTCGTTTACAATGCGCCCGGCATTCAAAATGCAGTTCAAATAGACGACAGTACAATGATAGTCGCTAAAAGTGCTATAGGCAATTCTCAAAGTCCAGTGTTTATAATAAACACCGTAACCGAAGAAACAAGCCCCATTTCGATGGAAGGAAATTTAGCCTTTGCCCTTGAGCAAAATTCTTCACGGCCGAATAATCTTGCATGCTTTTTGATAGAAACAAATACTTCGCCCAAAACCGAATTATTGCATATCGGTTTAAACCGTAAGAATTTGATAGACAGTACTTTTAAACCCATCCTCTCATACAAGGAAGAAGATGTAGATGCCTTTTTGGAAATTACAGGAAACGACATTTTAACCAATTTGGGCAACAGCTCTCTTGTTCACTACAGCACATCATCAAAACAGGCCAGAAGGCTATCGCGTTCATACGGCTTTCCCAAAGAAGCGATAATTTTAAAAAAATATTTTATAAGCCTCAATTTCGGAGATACCGTTTCATGGTATGAACGCAAAACGGGAGCTATTTTAAAAACGATAAACATAGAGTAA
- a CDS encoding CpXC domain-containing protein, whose protein sequence is MKIHCPCDASFEIEHSAKVNLDKEPETLKKISDGSFLTFKCPQCGRKVRSEIKTRIEWPSKKLILLFVPEADRIACLSSCSGLKEINEKTKKAEKIEYEKADETPVIGYSELAERLAVVEAGLDPHAMEVLKFFVLDSGKEIKGKKIKIFFHSVTADGNFEFYVYGLKEDQVAVMKIPVKLYDSICNDIKNKKKSEVFTAVYLGNYLSYQNIFTEGRDS, encoded by the coding sequence ATGAAAATACATTGTCCATGCGATGCAAGTTTTGAAATTGAACATAGTGCAAAAGTAAATCTGGATAAAGAACCGGAAACATTAAAAAAGATATCTGACGGCTCTTTCCTGACTTTTAAATGCCCGCAGTGCGGAAGAAAAGTCCGGTCCGAGATAAAAACAAGAATCGAATGGCCTTCAAAAAAGCTTATTTTACTCTTTGTACCGGAAGCCGATAGAATTGCCTGTCTTTCAAGCTGTTCGGGTTTAAAAGAAATAAACGAAAAAACAAAAAAGGCTGAAAAGATAGAATATGAAAAAGCTGATGAGACACCCGTTATAGGTTATTCCGAACTAGCTGAACGCCTTGCAGTTGTTGAAGCCGGTCTTGACCCTCATGCCATGGAAGTTTTAAAATTCTTTGTGCTGGACAGTGGAAAAGAAATAAAGGGCAAAAAGATAAAGATCTTTTTTCATTCGGTAACCGCGGACGGAAATTTTGAGTTTTATGTTTACGGGTTAAAAGAAGACCAAGTAGCGGTTATGAAAATTCCGGTCAAGCTATATGATTCTATTTGCAACGATATAAAAAACAAAAAAAAGTCTGAAGTTTTTACGGCTGTCTATTTGGGAAACTATCTTTCCTATCAAAATATTTTTACAGAGGGCAGGGATTCATAA
- a CDS encoding ParB N-terminal domain-containing protein: MQIPIDEIKLRQRARKEFIEIEELAESLNRVGLLNPIIVDQNKVLIAGQRRLEAAKKLGWKTIEARVLSVEDESLALDIEIEENVQRQQFSNEELLNAFTRLNRLKNPGFFVRLWRAIKAFFRKIFGKKTELQ, translated from the coding sequence ATGCAAATTCCTATAGATGAGATAAAACTAAGGCAAAGAGCTCGAAAAGAATTTATAGAAATTGAAGAACTGGCAGAGAGCTTAAACCGTGTCGGGCTTTTAAATCCGATTATTGTGGATCAAAATAAGGTTCTTATCGCCGGTCAAAGACGATTGGAAGCTGCAAAAAAACTGGGCTGGAAAACCATAGAAGCCAGAGTGCTTTCTGTAGAAGATGAAAGCCTTGCTCTCGATATCGAAATCGAAGAGAATGTTCAAAGACAGCAGTTTTCAAATGAAGAACTTTTAAATGCCTTTACTCGTCTTAACCGTTTAAAAAATCCCGGATTTTTTGTAAGGCTATGGCGTGCCATAAAAGCTTTTTTTAGAAAAATATTCGGGAAAAAAACGGAACTTCAGTGA
- the recJ gene encoding single-stranded-DNA-specific exonuclease RecJ — MNWQKKEIGPELVNEIRRKYGCDPLTSAILVRRGIIEGKDILFYLEEDMRYLYSPFLFKNMEDAVDRILDAKEEGEKILIFGDRDVDGITSTTLLYEALKDLGLDVSWRIPTGDESYGLSIEAVEKHAANDGTLIITVDCGISNFKEIEKANSLGIDVIVVDHHTPQETLPDAAVIINCKVPDSGYPHENLSGCATAWKLITALRFGMQPFYKQQVSLLNVRPVNDAYSIEAVKLVNMVQIGKITETIVPGMLSFSETRLGSFLNGQQIFVWDAPLQKKQLKNIFGNGIEFNFFDFQSEVAKQFPQMGDMSLLRLKEFSTIGKYYEEAQSELETFKNIFITFVQQKNNFYGKREASEIQLVALSTLADLMELTGENRIIVKQGLKEINKKPRLGLVDLMAMQKLLGAPIGTEDIAWNISPLVNASGRMGRPETAIELFLAQDSGERTAKAQEIFQMNENRKALGSKAWEIALPLAEKSLKEYNEKLVVAVSAEFHRGITGILAGRLAEYFKLPALAICLMPDGSAVASIRSARGFRLLDFLEPYSDLFLDYGGHNFAAGFGIEQEKLGQFLERLKEFSGAMEFENDSNSETLTIDAELPHDYLKPEILNLVDKFEPYGCNSPALTFMTKRVKILNANIIGKAEPLHLRFNLECGKYKWNAFYWKSAAKLGTEFKVGDYADIVFNVSKNYFNGAVTPKMVIRDLKKID; from the coding sequence ATGAACTGGCAAAAAAAGGAAATCGGTCCCGAACTGGTAAACGAAATAAGAAGAAAATACGGCTGTGATCCCCTGACTTCGGCAATTTTGGTGCGCCGAGGAATTATAGAAGGGAAGGATATTCTATTCTATCTGGAAGAGGACATGCGCTATCTTTACAGTCCCTTCCTCTTTAAGAACATGGAAGATGCTGTAGACCGTATTTTGGATGCAAAGGAAGAAGGAGAGAAGATCTTGATTTTCGGCGACAGGGATGTTGACGGTATTACAAGCACAACCCTTCTTTATGAAGCCCTAAAAGATCTGGGTCTTGATGTGTCATGGCGCATCCCTACCGGGGATGAAAGCTACGGTCTTTCTATTGAAGCTGTAGAAAAACATGCTGCAAATGACGGAACTCTTATCATCACTGTGGACTGCGGCATTTCCAATTTTAAGGAAATAGAAAAAGCCAATAGTTTAGGCATTGATGTAATCGTGGTCGATCATCACACTCCGCAGGAGACCTTACCGGATGCAGCCGTAATAATAAACTGTAAGGTTCCCGATTCGGGCTACCCCCACGAAAACCTGTCGGGCTGTGCAACGGCGTGGAAGCTCATCACCGCCCTCCGCTTCGGAATGCAGCCCTTTTATAAACAGCAGGTTTCTCTTTTAAATGTAAGACCCGTAAATGACGCCTATTCGATTGAAGCCGTAAAACTTGTAAACATGGTTCAAATCGGAAAAATTACCGAAACCATCGTTCCCGGAATGCTTTCTTTTTCTGAAACAAGGCTCGGCTCTTTTTTAAACGGTCAGCAGATCTTTGTGTGGGATGCCCCCTTGCAAAAAAAGCAGCTTAAAAACATCTTCGGAAACGGAATCGAATTTAATTTTTTTGATTTTCAGAGCGAGGTTGCAAAACAGTTTCCGCAGATGGGAGACATGAGCCTCTTACGCTTAAAGGAATTTTCTACTATAGGAAAATACTACGAAGAAGCCCAATCGGAACTTGAAACCTTTAAAAATATCTTTATAACCTTTGTTCAGCAAAAAAACAATTTTTACGGAAAACGCGAGGCTTCCGAAATTCAGCTGGTTGCTCTTTCGACCCTTGCCGACCTCATGGAATTAACCGGGGAAAACCGCATCATAGTCAAGCAAGGCTTAAAAGAGATAAACAAAAAGCCCCGACTCGGTCTTGTAGACCTAATGGCCATGCAAAAACTATTGGGAGCACCCATAGGCACCGAAGACATAGCTTGGAACATCTCGCCCTTGGTAAATGCCTCAGGCAGGATGGGCCGGCCCGAAACGGCTATCGAGCTTTTTCTTGCTCAAGATTCGGGGGAAAGAACTGCTAAGGCCCAAGAAATATTTCAAATGAATGAAAATCGAAAAGCTCTCGGCTCTAAGGCTTGGGAAATTGCCCTGCCTCTGGCCGAAAAAAGCTTAAAGGAATATAACGAAAAATTGGTAGTTGCCGTCAGTGCGGAATTTCACCGCGGGATTACCGGAATCCTTGCGGGAAGATTGGCCGAATACTTTAAACTTCCGGCCCTTGCTATCTGTCTGATGCCTGACGGCAGTGCCGTAGCCTCCATAAGGTCAGCCAGAGGTTTCCGGCTCTTGGATTTTCTTGAGCCATACAGCGATCTTTTTTTGGATTACGGCGGACACAATTTTGCGGCAGGCTTCGGCATCGAGCAGGAAAAACTTGGACAATTTTTGGAAAGGTTAAAGGAATTTTCCGGGGCAATGGAATTTGAAAATGATTCAAATTCCGAAACGCTTACAATTGATGCAGAGCTTCCGCATGATTATTTAAAACCCGAGATCCTAAACTTGGTCGATAAATTTGAACCCTACGGCTGCAATTCTCCGGCCTTGACCTTTATGACAAAGAGGGTAAAGATTTTGAATGCAAACATTATAGGCAAGGCCGAGCCCCTTCATCTGCGCTTTAACTTGGAATGCGGAAAATATAAGTGGAATGCTTTTTATTGGAAGTCTGCCGCGAAACTTGGAACGGAATTTAAAGTCGGAGACTACGCCGATATAGTATTCAATGTATCCAAAAATTATTTTAACGGAGCCGTAACTCCTAAAATGGTAATACGGGATTTAAAAAAAATAGATTAA
- a CDS encoding thymidine phosphorylase: MRATDIIMKKRGIKGQNLEPLNRKEIEFIVNSYVRGEIPEYQISAWLMAVYFNGMTFEETAILTDVMLHSGKVMELSGLEGPFVDKHSTGGVGDKLSLPLAPIVAANGIKVPMMSGRALGHTGGTLDKLEAVTGYRTNLTETEFRSFIEKTGFAMTGQTKEIVPADRLLYAMRDVTATVESVPLITSSILSKKVAEGSEALIFDVKCGKGAFMKTLDDAEALAVSLVGTAKAMGKKARALITNMNEPLGTMAGNFLEIEETIDILKGQGPADSTELTLQLAAHMLILGGKAKAEEEGLALAKEAVSSGKALELFMQNIELQGGNPKTLMAEYKTRRSKFFEELRAEEDGFIESINAFEVGMAGVNLGVGRNKTTDPVCSDAGVEILKHKGDSVKKDDLIMRVYGKDSASVSASMPILKNAVAYSDKAPQKDNLIFKIIKQEDL, from the coding sequence ATGAGAGCAACAGATATTATTATGAAAAAACGCGGAATAAAGGGGCAAAATCTTGAGCCCTTAAACCGCAAAGAGATAGAATTTATTGTAAATTCTTATGTACGAGGAGAAATCCCCGAATACCAGATTTCGGCATGGCTTATGGCCGTGTATTTTAACGGAATGACATTTGAAGAAACTGCAATTCTTACCGATGTTATGCTTCATTCGGGGAAGGTAATGGAGCTTTCAGGCCTTGAAGGACCCTTTGTCGATAAACATTCTACCGGAGGGGTAGGGGATAAGCTTTCTCTTCCACTTGCACCCATTGTTGCGGCAAACGGCATTAAGGTTCCCATGATGAGCGGCCGGGCACTTGGGCATACGGGCGGAACCCTCGATAAGCTTGAAGCCGTTACAGGTTACCGTACTAATCTTACGGAAACCGAATTTAGATCCTTTATAGAGAAAACCGGCTTTGCGATGACGGGGCAGACGAAGGAAATTGTTCCTGCCGACCGCCTACTTTATGCGATGCGGGATGTTACGGCCACGGTCGAATCGGTTCCGCTTATTACTTCGAGCATCCTTTCAAAAAAAGTTGCTGAAGGCTCCGAAGCTCTCATTTTCGACGTAAAATGCGGAAAAGGCGCCTTTATGAAGACCTTGGACGATGCGGAAGCTCTTGCAGTGAGTCTTGTAGGCACGGCTAAGGCGATGGGAAAAAAGGCAAGGGCTCTTATAACCAATATGAATGAACCCCTAGGCACCATGGCCGGAAACTTTTTAGAAATAGAAGAAACCATAGATATTCTAAAAGGGCAAGGTCCCGCCGACAGCACCGAGCTCACATTACAGTTGGCAGCCCACATGCTCATCCTTGGCGGCAAGGCAAAGGCTGAAGAAGAAGGCCTTGCTCTTGCAAAAGAAGCCGTAAGTTCAGGCAAGGCCTTGGAGCTTTTTATGCAAAACATAGAACTTCAGGGCGGTAATCCTAAGACCCTCATGGCCGAATATAAAACCCGCCGAAGCAAATTCTTTGAAGAATTGAGGGCCGAGGAGGACGGCTTTATCGAAAGCATAAACGCCTTTGAGGTCGGAATGGCCGGCGTAAACCTCGGAGTCGGGAGAAACAAAACCACCGATCCCGTATGTTCCGATGCCGGAGTCGAAATTTTAAAGCACAAGGGAGACTCGGTAAAAAAAGACGATCTTATAATGAGGGTCTACGGAAAGGATTCGGCTTCCGTTTCCGCTTCGATGCCCATATTGAAAAATGCCGTGGCATATTCCGATAAAGCTCCGCAAAAGGATAATCTTATTTTTAAAATTATCAAACAAGAAGATCTTTAA